The DNA window CTTTTTCCAGGAAACTCCCCGGCGAACAACCTGGAAACTCCCTGATGCGTCCCAATCGCAGAGGGGAGATACAGGGAGTTGGCGACAGAGAGTGCCGGATCATATATTTTCCGGCGATGCCCGAGACTACCGGAATCGGGATGCCGGGATCGTACACAAAAGATGCTTTTCAGGCACCTGTTGACGTATCAATATATTTTTAAACCCCTGTTAGTGAAACAGAATATTTTTCGTCAATTTTTTCATGCGGGTAAGGGCAATGGGCCCGGCCATGCGAAACCTTTATCATCACAGCGGGATATTAGCGGAATGCCCCTGAGCGGGTAAGACTCGTGGACGTGGGGGGACACGTTTCTTCGTCTATGACGGGGCACAAACAGGTACAAAGGGAAGTACAGGCTTGCTAGGTCTGCCATAAGGTTCAAAAGACCGGTATGCAGAGGGTCGCACCTCTGCAGACTGGCAGATGGCCACACATGCTGGTTGCCGGAGTTCATCACTGTGCCGCCCTGTGAGGGCGTGCAGGATATCAGCAGGATGGATTCTTTTCGATCACTCCGGATCCTGCTGGCGGAACAGGGATGTGGTCCATACTGGGGGGGCGTGGACCACAACCCTTCTGCCTCTGCCCAGCCCACCTGACTTCTACTTTTCTTTTTTATCCGCCGCCGACAGGCGGGAAGAGCGAGATCACGTCGCGGTCCGCGACGGCTGTCTGCAGACCCTCCTCGAAGTGGATGTTCCTCCCGTTCCTCAGGATATTGACATGGTCCTGGAGGATGCCTGGCGCGGCGAAGATCGCGTCCCTGAGGGCCGGCCTCTCCGCGATGAGCATATAGATGAGATCTCCGACAGTCGCACCTTCCAGGCACTCGACCTCCCGCTCGTTCTCCAGGATCTTTCTGAATGTCGCAAATGACCTCACAATGACTTTCATTTTTTCGACCTCAGTTTCTGTATCTCCTCTTTCCCCTCGACCCTCAGCACGAAGGTGCCGTGACACGGTTTCGTATACGGGAAGATCACATAATCGCCGTCCACACCGATCGGGATCGGGGGAACGCCGATAAGGGCAAGGTCAAAGATGCGGTACCCGGGCATCACATCGTAATACTCCCGGTAGTGCTTCTTGATAAATTCCCTGTACTCCTTGAAGGAACAGTTCCTGAGGAGTATCTCGTAGTTAAGCGCCTCTACGCATCCCATCCCATCACCCTGTCGATTTCTTTTGAGAGTGGCAGAACATTATGAACGGCTTTCGCCACCACCCGCTCGCACGGGAAGTCGATGAGCCCGGCAAGTTCCCCTGCCTCCTTCCCGAAGACGACCGTCACAAGGCGCCCGGCAGAGACGCTGCCGACCGTCCCCGCGTAACTGACGCCGCTCTCCCTGTGTATGAGCACAAAAGAGACGGCATAGTCCTGTTCATGTGCCACAAGCGCCTCAATGCAGGCGTCGAGGTCGACCATCTCGCCGACATAATGCCGGTCGGGATCGGCCATCGCCACGAGCGACCGTGCCGACGGGTTGCCGGCGACGACCGGCACGAGGCCCATCTTTCGGAGGCCGTGCGCGATGTGCAGGGCCACGCTCACCTGCGCCGCGGCTTCCGGGCACCCGAGCATGATCAGCCCCTCTTTCTGTCCTTCAGATCCCCTTTCCATTTCTGTCATGCTGGTCTCCTCATTCATCCCGGCCCATCTGGCCGACACCTTCGATACGCTCCGGGTGGGTGTAGACGGTGAAACGGTCACCCCGCGAGAAGCAGACAAGAGTGAGCCCGGCCTCGCTGGCGGTCGCGATCCCCTCGGAGGTGGACGCGGCACGCGAGATGACGATCGGTATGCCGGCACGGGCCGCCTTCGCCACCATCCCGGCAGGCTGGCGACCGGTGCAGCCGAGGACGCACCGCGACCGGTCGAGACCCGCGAGGACGGCGTGCCCGATCACCTTGTCCACCGTGTTGTGGCGGCCGACATCGCAGGCCTTCGCGCAGAGTTCC is part of the Methanofollis sp. genome and encodes:
- a CDS encoding DUF1890 domain-containing protein is translated as MTEMERGSEGQKEGLIMLGCPEAAAQVSVALHIAHGLRKMGLVPVVAGNPSARSLVAMADPDRHYVGEMVDLDACIEALVAHEQDYAVSFVLIHRESGVSYAGTVGSVSAGRLVTVVFGKEAGELAGLIDFPCERVVAKAVHNVLPLSKEIDRVMGWDA
- a CDS encoding ubiquitin-like small modifier protein 1, which translates into the protein MKVIVRSFATFRKILENEREVECLEGATVGDLIYMLIAERPALRDAIFAAPGILQDHVNILRNGRNIHFEEGLQTAVADRDVISLFPPVGGG
- a CDS encoding DUF1894 domain-containing protein, translated to MGCVEALNYEILLRNCSFKEYREFIKKHYREYYDVMPGYRIFDLALIGVPPIPIGVDGDYVIFPYTKPCHGTFVLRVEGKEEIQKLRSKK